From Pongo pygmaeus isolate AG05252 chromosome 1, NHGRI_mPonPyg2-v2.0_pri, whole genome shotgun sequence, one genomic window encodes:
- the CD5L gene encoding CD5 antigen-like has protein sequence MALLFSLILAICTRPGFLASPSGVRLVGGLHRCEGRVEVEQKGQWGTVCDDGWDIKDVAVVCRELGCGAASGTPSGILYEPPAEKEQKVLIQSVSCTGTEDTLAQCEQEEVYDCSHDEDAGASCENPESSFFPVPEGVRLADGPGHCKGRVEVKHQNQWYIVCQTGWSLRAAKVVCRQLGCGRAILTQKRCNKHAYGQRPIWLSQMSCSGREATLQDCPSGPWGKNTCNHDEDTWVECEDPFDLRLVGGNNLCSGRLEVLHKGVWGSVCDDNWGEKEDQVVCKQLGCGKSLSPSFKDRKYYGPGVGRIWLDNVRCSGEEQSLEQCQHRFWGFHDCTHQEDVAVICSV, from the exons ccATTTGCACCAGACCTGGATTCCTAG CGTCTCCATCTGGAGTGCGGCTGGTGGGGGGCCTCCACCGCTGTGAAGGGCGGGTGGAGGTGGAACAGAAAGGCCAGTGGGGCACCGTGTGTGATGACGGCTGGGACATTAAGGACGTGGCTGTGGTGTGCCGGGAGCTGGGCTGTGGAGCTGCCAGTGGAACCCCCAGTGGTATTTTGTATGAGCCACCAGCAGAAAAAGAGCAAAAGGTCCTCATCCAATCGGTCAGTTGCACAGGAACAGAAGATACATTGGCTCAATGTGAGCAAGAAGAAGTTTATGATTGTTCACATGATGAAGATGCTGGGGCATCGTGTGAGA ACCCAGAGAGCTCTTTCTTCCCAGTCCCAGAGGGTGTCAGGCTGGCTGATGGCCCTGGGCATTGCAAGGGACGCGTGGAAGTGAAGCACCAGAACCAGTGGTATATCGTGTGCCAGACAGGCTGGAGCCTCCGGGCGGCAAAGGTGGTGTGCCGGCAGCTGGGATGTGGGAGGGCTATACTGACTCAAAAACGCTGCAACAAGCATGCCTATGGCCAAAGACCCATCTGGCTGAGCCAGATGTCATGCTCAGGACGAGAAGCAACCCTTCAGGATTGCCCTTCTGGGCCTTGGGGGAAGAACACCTGCAACCATGATGAAGACACGTGGGTCGAATGTGAAG ATCCCTTTGACTTGAGACTAGTAGGAGGAAACAACCTCTGCTCTGGGCGACTGGAGGTGCTGCACAAGGGCGTATGGGGCTCTGTCTGTGATGATAATTGGGGAGAAAAGGAGGACCAGGTGGTATGCAAGCAACTGGGCTGTGGGaagtccctctctccctccttcaaaGACCGGAAATACTATGGCCCTGGGGTTGGCCGCATCTGGCTGGATAACGTTCGTTGCTCAGGGGAGGAGCAGTCCCTGGAGCAGTGCCAGCACAGATTTTGGGGGTTTCACGACTGCACCCACCAGGAAGATGTGGCTGTCATCTGCTCAG TGTAG